The Calditrichota bacterium genome includes a window with the following:
- a CDS encoding electron transfer flavoprotein subunit alpha/FixB family protein, with the protein PNAPIFGVADFGVVDDLFKVLPALTAALKAAQAE; encoded by the coding sequence CCGAATGCGCCAATTTTCGGCGTGGCGGATTTTGGTGTCGTCGATGACCTGTTCAAGGTGCTGCCTGCGTTGACGGCCGCGTTGAAGGCGGCACAGGCTGAATAG